GGTCAGCTCAAGGCCGAGGACCTGAAAAAGTACGGGGTCGAGGTGCCCATAGAGGACGATCCGAACAAACCGGTGCCGAAACCCACCGGCAAGAAGGGGAAGCGAATCCTCTACTCACCGGGATTCGACGCGATCTACATACCCGGCCGTTCGCTGGACGTCGGGCTCTTGGCAGCTCAGTTGGCGTTCCATGACATGACGGTCCCGCTGCTGGGGGCCAACGGATGGAATAGCCCGGACTTCGCCAGAGTCGCCGATCGAAGCATCGAAGGCAGCGTATTCGTCGACGGCTTCTTCGTTGACAGCACGATGCCGTCCGTGCAGGATTTCGTCGAGCGGTACCGAAAACGGTATCAAACCGCACCGTCGCTGTTTGCCGCACAGGGTTATGACGCAGCGCGTCTCGTGGTCGATGCGATCCGAAAAGGCGCCACGACTGGGGAGGCGATCCGCGACTATCTCTCGATGCAACATGACCTCCCGACCGTGACCGGGCCGAGCGGCTTCAGCGCGGAAGGCACCTTGAACCGGCAGGTGTTTTTGATTCAGGTCAAACAGGGTAAGTTCGTGCAGGTGGAATAGCAGGCTGGTCAAAAACCGCCGGCTTGGCCCAAGCCAAAGTTCTACCGACGCCCGACTCGATGGCGACGGCGGCCACGACGCTGTGAATGTTTTCAGAATCCGATCTCGATTTTGAACCGTCTGTTAGGGAGTGACGACATGAACACGGGCCGTAAGCGGGTGCTCAGCGGCATGCAGCCGAGCGGATTGCTCCATCTCGGCAACTGGCTGGGAGCGCTGGACAACTGGAAAGGACTGCAGGAGCAATATGACTGTTTTTTCTTTGTGGCGGACTGGCATGCCTTGTCCACGAACTACGCCGACACCAGCCGCATCCGCGAGTATGTCCGCGAGTTGCTGATCGACTGGCTTGCAGTCGGCATCGATCCCAAACGCTCGACGGTCTTTGTGCAGTCACAGGTACCGGACCATGCGATCCTGCACCTGCTGTTTTCGATGATCATCCCGGTTTCATGGCTCGAGCGGAACCCCACGTATAAAGAGAAGCAACAGGAGATCCGCGAACGGGACCTGAGCACCTATGGGTTTCTCGGCTATCCTGTGCTGCAAGCCGCCGACATCCTGATCTACAAGCCCGACTTCGTACCGGTGGGCAAGGACCAGCTGCCCCACCTGGAGCTCACTCGGGAATTGGCCCGCCGCTTCAACGACCTGTATCGGCCCGTCTTCCCCGAGCCGCAGGAGCACCTCACGAAGTTTCCGAAGGTGATGGGCACCGATGGCCGCAAGATGAGCAAGAGTTACGGCAACACGATCAACCTCTCGGACGCCGAACCGGTCGTCCGGCAGAAGCTGAAAACCATGATCACGGATCCGGCTCGCGTCCGACGTACCGACCGCGGCAACCCGGACGTCTGCCCCGTCTACGATTTTCACAAGATTTTCTCGCCGCTCCCGGTGATCGAGCAGGTCAACAGCGAATGCCGCAGCGCCGCGATCGGTTGCATCGACTGCAAGAAGCTTGTAGCCGATCGAATGGTCGAACGGCTCGGCCCCATCTGGGAAGCGCGCGCCGGCCTGACCCAAAACCCTGCGCAGCTCAACGATATCGTCGAAGAGGGCCGCCGCCGCGCGGTCGCTGTTACCTCTCGCACCATGGAAGAAGTGCGTGACGCGATGAAGATTTAGTCCACCTGGTGACCGATGGCGCCGTGATCGGCCGACAGCCGACCCGCCACGGCCTGTGGTTTGAGCAGACCCTGCGACGAACCCGAATCAAAGGAGTGTGGTATGAGGGGGATCACTGGATGGACCGGACTCATCGTCTGCGCCGCTGGGCTCTGGCTCTCGGGATGCGGCACCAACATGCACTCGGACAAACAGTCCGTCACAATCTTTTCCGTCCCTCCGGGCGCGACCCTCACGGTGGACAACTACATCCACCTCACGACGCCCGGCACAGTCTCGCTCAGCCGGAAGTCAGCTCACACGGCCGTCGCCTTCAAGGATGGCTATGAGAATGCGGAGTTGAGGATAGAACGGTCTTGGTCGTGGTGGGTGCTGGGAGATGTATTCGGCTGCTTGATCGTGTTCTCGCCGTTCTGCATCTACAAGGACGTGCACGACGGCGGATTCTTCGCATTCGACGACGAAATCTACCTGACATTGGACCAGCGATTGCCCGCCGCGTCCCCGCCTCTCAAATAACCCCGTTCAGGCCGCTCTGCCCAAGCGGGACCTAGGCAGGGATGGCGAGCTTGCGCCAGACATCGGTCAAGCGGCGCAACACCGGTGCCCGAACCTTGGTAAAGGACAAGCCGAATTCATTCGGTTTGAGCCAGCGCACCACTGCCGCATCGACCAAGATCGGGTTCGACTCATCCCCCGGGAAAATACAGATTTCCAGTTCGGCACCCGCCAGCACAATGGCTCCGCTCTTGACCCGACATCCCCCCGGCGAGAGATCGCAAAGTTCCCCGTCCCCGGCGATCATCTTCCCCTTTACCGAAAAATGGGTGCGGAACTGAACCCGAACCCGCTCGTGCTTGCGCTTGTTCCCGTTCATGGCGGTTGGCCCCCTTCACCACATCCCCGCCGTAAGTTACGGCGCGATACCGGTAGATTAGGCCAGAACAGCACAAAAGGCGAGGAATCGCTGTTTTCCCGACTCAACGTGGAAACGGTTCAAGGCTCCGCCTGCGACATGCGAGGCCCACACTATAAGGGTTGGGGCGGCGGCTCCTCGACCCCCTTGCCTGCGGCATTGAGCAGGTCCCGGCTGACAAGAATCGGGGCCTTGAAATGAATCGCGAGCGCGATCGAATCAGATGAGCGGCTGTCGAACACCTTCTCACTCCCTTGGAGCGCGACGGTCAACGTTCCATAGTAGGTCCCGCCCTTCAGGGTGATGACGGTCTTTACCACCTTGCCGCCGAAGCTCTCGAGAATCGTGTGCATGAGATCGTGCGACAGCGGGCGGGGCAAGGTCTGGCCGGTGAGGGCCGCATGGATCGACCCGGCGACCGTGTGGTCGACGAAAATCGGGATCACTTTTCCTTCTGCAGCGAGCAGCACGACCGGGCCGCGGTCGGAGAGGCGAACCTGGATATCATTGATCGTGACTTGCGTCGGCCCGTCTCCATCGCTGGCGCGCGCGAAGGGCTCAGCCCCCGACAGCATGATCAACCACACGAGGAACAGAACCGGCGCCAGCCGAGCAGTCGTCAGGTTCATTGCCGCCTCCTGTCGCAGGTCAACGGCTGATTGCGCGGCGCACCCGCCGCCCCGTCAGACCCGCACGAATGGGTTGTTCTCCCGCTCCAGCCCTATCTCCGTCTCCGGTCCGTGCCCGGTCACCACGGTCGTGTCCTCACCGAGGGTATACAATCGCTCACGGATGGATCGCTCAATCGCCTCAAAATCTCCGCCCCATAGATCGGTCCGTCCGATCCCACCGCGAAACAGGGTGTCACCCGCCAGCAAGACGTGAGCTCCCGGGAAATGGAAACACATGGAGCCTGGAGTATGGCCAGGGGTATGAAGCGCCACCGCTTCCATCGCCCCCACCTTCACCCGCTCCTCATCGGAAAGCCAATAGTCCGGCGGCGGCGCCGGCACATAGGCCACACCGAACATTCGGCATTGAGTCTCCAGAATGTCCCAGAGCGGTCGATCATCGGGATGCAAACACAGCGCGGCTCCCGTGGCCGCCTTCATGGCCCCGGAGGCGAGAAAATGGTCGAAGTGCGCGTGGGTGTGCAGGATGCTCACGACCGTCAACCCCAATTCCCTCACCTCGCGCAGAATCCGCTCCGGCGCACCGCCCGGATCCACTACGATCGCCTGCTTCGTCACCGGATCACCGATGATCGAACAATTACACCCGAGGGGAGGCACTGAGAACGTCTTCCGAATCATCGTCATCCGCTCCTTCTCGCTCTATGCTAGCTGTGGCAGTCGATCGCCGCAACCTACGGCGATTCGAGCGTTCCGCGGTTCGGCCGCGCGACCCACACCACATCGCTGTCAAACACCCACCATTTGCCGTTGCCCCACCGCAGCCAGAACAAGAAACCGGCACCGGTGCTGTCCGGCCTGAGATTGGCCACATAGACCAAGGCTTGGTCGCCCTTCACCGTCCGCCCGACCCGGGAGAAAATGAGGCGATCGACACTGTCGGAAGGCTCGACGTTCTGCACCGGGTACAGACCGGTGTCGGGTCCCAACCGCCTGGTTTCCAATTCTTCGCTGCCATCACCGGACACAAACCGATACCGCACGCCAAACGCGAACCGGGATTCCAGTTTGTACGGCCGTTGGTTATTGAAAATGAAATTGCGGACCAGATCGGGAGGGAGACGGAACTCGAAGAATCCACCCTCTTCGAACAGCGCCAGGCTGGGCAGCCGCTCGTCCTCCGGATTCAAACGTGTGGTGGTCGACCGCTCCATCACGACCACGCGGGTCTGGGAGCTCAGAAACTTGGAGGACACGACCTCGTCCATGAGCGGATAGTCTTCCGCGGGCACCGCTTCCGGTTCTCCCGCAGCGCCCGCAAGCGAGGCCGTCGGCAGGAGGCAGAGCCCCAGCACAACCATCCATCGCCGCACCCATTCATTCATAGAAGAAGCATAGCCGTCACTTCGGCTGCCGGTCAAACAAAGGGAGGCCCAGGAGGATGGACAAGCCCCCCCGACAAATGGTATTGGTCTGCTGTTTCAACCACACTATGATCAAGTCCCCCCAGCGATCTTCGGTCCCCTTCCTCGGTTTCGCGCTTGCGTCGCTGTTTGTCGGCTGCCAGCCCGACGAAAGTCCCTTTCGGCAGGAAAACGATCAGCTCCGCAAACAATTGAACAAACAAGAATCCGTCCTCTCCTCCCTCCAGGACGGCAACAAAGTCATGCAGCAGCAGATCGATCTGCTGAATCAAGAACTGCGTGACGCCAAAAAGCAAGCGGAGAAGGCACTGGCGGACGCGAAAGCTTTTCAAACGGAATCCAAAACCCTCGGCACGAAGCTCGAATCACAGCTCGCGGAGACCAAAAAACTCTCCGCAGAAGTGCAGCGCACCGCCGCCAAGGCGGCACAGGCCACCGAGAGCCTGAAAGTGGAAGAGAAAGGCGCCCAAGCCGAGGATCTTCCACGTGCACTCGCCGTGGTGAGCAAAGCCGCTGAAGAAGCGCTTGCCCGAAACGGCTACCAGGTGAAGGTCGGTCTCAAAACAGAACAGCGGGCGGTGTTCGTCACCGAGCGCAAGGTCTCCACCCCGGCCTCGCTCGAGATGTCGGGCTTCCGCAACCAGTATGTCGTGTCGCTGCAAGCGCTTCCGTCCAACGTGACTCGATTGAGCGTGAAGGCGGATTTCGAAAAGCTCATGCAGGGCGGGCGGGTGCTTGGGGTCAGCGCGGAAGAGACAGCTGAGATCGAGCGGCGCCTCATCGCGGAAATCGGCAAGGCCGTCTCATCCCCCGGCAAACTGTGAATCGCGCAGCGTTGGCAGCCCTGTCCTGGGCCTGTATCGCAGTCGGCACCTTCCTGGGATTATTTGCTTGCCCGCCTGACGCCTCCGCGGGGCCCGCGCCTTCTCCCGAACTGGGCAAGCATCTGCTCTCCATCGGCAAACTGGCGGCCCCCTCGCCAATCATTACG
This Nitrospiraceae bacterium DNA region includes the following protein-coding sequences:
- the trpS gene encoding tryptophan--tRNA ligase encodes the protein MNTGRKRVLSGMQPSGLLHLGNWLGALDNWKGLQEQYDCFFFVADWHALSTNYADTSRIREYVRELLIDWLAVGIDPKRSTVFVQSQVPDHAILHLLFSMIIPVSWLERNPTYKEKQQEIRERDLSTYGFLGYPVLQAADILIYKPDFVPVGKDQLPHLELTRELARRFNDLYRPVFPEPQEHLTKFPKVMGTDGRKMSKSYGNTINLSDAEPVVRQKLKTMITDPARVRRTDRGNPDVCPVYDFHKIFSPLPVIEQVNSECRSAAIGCIDCKKLVADRMVERLGPIWEARAGLTQNPAQLNDIVEEGRRRAVAVTSRTMEEVRDAMKI
- a CDS encoding PilZ domain-containing protein, whose amino-acid sequence is MNGNKRKHERVRVQFRTHFSVKGKMIAGDGELCDLSPGGCRVKSGAIVLAGAELEICIFPGDESNPILVDAAVVRWLKPNEFGLSFTKVRAPVLRRLTDVWRKLAIPA
- a CDS encoding bifunctional nuclease family protein, whose product is MNLTTARLAPVLFLVWLIMLSGAEPFARASDGDGPTQVTINDIQVRLSDRGPVVLLAAEGKVIPIFVDHTVAGSIHAALTGQTLPRPLSHDLMHTILESFGGKVVKTVITLKGGTYYGTLTVALQGSEKVFDSRSSDSIALAIHFKAPILVSRDLLNAAGKGVEEPPPQPL
- a CDS encoding MBL fold metallo-hydrolase encodes the protein MIRKTFSVPPLGCNCSIIGDPVTKQAIVVDPGGAPERILREVRELGLTVVSILHTHAHFDHFLASGAMKAATGAALCLHPDDRPLWDILETQCRMFGVAYVPAPPPDYWLSDEERVKVGAMEAVALHTPGHTPGSMCFHFPGAHVLLAGDTLFRGGIGRTDLWGGDFEAIERSIRERLYTLGEDTTVVTGHGPETEIGLERENNPFVRV